A window of Sutcliffiella cohnii contains these coding sequences:
- a CDS encoding polysaccharide deacetylase family protein, with amino-acid sequence MKYLNVLLLFCILIVGCSVNNFNVRNHANHIKSSFEKSNPEDYYNVPSKLELLSQLEKDALHKQYNTTNNFSENVLGVKTMLHTDEKVIALTLDACGGEYGSGYDETLIDFLIAENIKATIFVNARWIDANMEEFLQLASNPLFTIENHGTEHKPLSIRSNYAWGIQSTTSQEEVVNEIMGNQVKITKLTGYTPRYFRSGTAYYDEASVKIANDLNLEVVNFSINGDAGATFSRERVKQSLLHSTNGSIVILHMNQPSSNTAAGVKEAIPILISQGYEFVHLSDYELK; translated from the coding sequence ATGAAATATTTAAATGTATTACTTTTATTTTGTATACTAATCGTTGGATGTTCCGTTAATAATTTTAATGTGCGAAATCATGCCAATCACATTAAATCTAGCTTTGAGAAAAGTAATCCAGAAGATTATTACAATGTACCAAGTAAACTGGAACTACTCTCACAGTTAGAAAAAGATGCACTTCATAAACAATATAATACTACAAATAACTTTTCCGAAAATGTACTTGGTGTGAAAACAATGCTTCATACAGATGAAAAAGTTATAGCATTAACACTTGATGCGTGTGGCGGTGAGTATGGTAGTGGTTATGATGAAACTTTAATAGACTTTTTAATAGCTGAAAACATTAAGGCTACCATATTTGTAAATGCTAGGTGGATTGATGCGAATATGGAGGAATTTCTTCAGCTGGCAAGTAATCCGTTGTTTACAATTGAAAACCATGGTACAGAACATAAGCCGTTATCTATTCGTTCTAACTACGCTTGGGGTATACAAAGTACAACATCGCAAGAGGAAGTTGTAAATGAAATTATGGGCAACCAAGTAAAAATAACAAAATTGACAGGCTATACACCACGTTATTTTCGCTCGGGTACTGCCTATTATGATGAGGCAAGTGTGAAAATCGCGAATGATTTGAACCTTGAAGTTGTGAATTTTAGTATAAATGGAGATGCTGGTGCAACATTTTCGCGAGAAAGAGTTAAGCAAAGTTTACTCCATTCCACAAATGGTTCAATCGTTATTCTCCATATGAATCAGCCTAGCAGTAATACTGCTGCTGGAGTAAAAGAGGCAATTCCGATACTTATTAGTCAAGGATATGAATTTGTTCATTTATCCGATTATGAATTAAAGTAA